Proteins from one Clostridia bacterium genomic window:
- a CDS encoding ATP-binding protein, with product MVSHLLFVKLWSANYQFLHTTIELFSLFLMIFTFFQVWSTYSEANCFIQWVGSGALAMVILNLPHIVNLSDVINLPYPLVNSLIDISLKYGVLTAFFELLIWLLLSFYKRGCTINRWLGHLLSLCTALLLLTAAIGIVNYIPVFYIKSNITINKHHADISLALTALCLIVIYRAKYIESTDDREKAMYKYIILSMSVFMPARICFAMSDAVASPVQFMGHIFKLAYHGFIYYGVYKTTVEYPYMQVRKVKDFYEKLLDNSPIGIITFDLEGVITYTSKLCDNLFRYEMRNLYGITIEKFLGSIELYGLSKLELLEKLPKLQDGSITFYGKTSFSNEPGGKLIFIAMKQSMGMAFAVRDAKKAQAIENMQLQTQTVLDSMDNLICILDTNRKVAMCNKKFVEITNMRTNEIIGLDIMELSRLLQSNLKDSAHINIKNENMMHGEKWNIRAMNGEIKKISLDSSSIYDVDNEKIGWIIIGRDITEFEGEQEKIIHGEKMAVIGQMAAGLVHEIKNPLASIKGLCQLMRSRAKPEKVSEYTLVMESAVDDIGEIVSDFLQFSKPASGDYIETSINNLLNSLEMLISSNAYKHGIKTRFYYSDTEQPVLTSSQQIKNAVLGMVDNAIDAMNGAIDPKLDISTEHDRKSKVMRIIIRDNGIGMTEEQLESIGTPFYTTKPKGTGLGVSVFKYIINEHGGSLKVASKFGEGTTFMIILPCAINN from the coding sequence GTGGTATCACATTTATTATTTGTAAAGCTGTGGAGTGCAAATTATCAATTCCTGCACACAACTATAGAGCTATTCAGCCTTTTCTTAATGATATTCACTTTCTTCCAGGTATGGAGTACATATTCAGAAGCCAATTGTTTTATTCAATGGGTTGGATCTGGCGCTTTGGCAATGGTAATCTTAAACTTACCTCATATTGTAAATCTTTCCGATGTGATAAATCTACCATATCCCTTAGTTAATTCCCTTATAGATATTTCATTGAAATATGGGGTGTTAACAGCTTTTTTTGAGTTATTAATTTGGCTGCTGCTTAGCTTTTATAAGAGGGGATGTACAATTAACCGGTGGCTGGGTCACCTGCTGTCACTGTGTACAGCTTTGCTGCTGCTGACTGCAGCTATCGGTATAGTGAACTACATCCCTGTTTTTTATATTAAATCAAACATAACCATAAATAAGCATCATGCGGATATATCATTGGCTTTAACCGCGCTCTGCTTGATAGTCATCTATAGGGCAAAGTACATAGAAAGTACGGATGACAGAGAAAAAGCCATGTATAAATATATAATACTTTCCATGAGTGTCTTTATGCCTGCAAGGATATGCTTTGCAATGAGTGATGCAGTAGCATCTCCAGTGCAGTTTATGGGGCACATATTCAAGCTGGCATATCATGGTTTCATTTATTATGGCGTATATAAAACAACAGTTGAATACCCCTATATGCAGGTAAGAAAAGTTAAGGATTTTTATGAAAAGCTGCTAGATAATTCGCCTATTGGAATAATAACCTTCGATTTGGAGGGAGTTATTACTTACACCAGCAAATTGTGCGATAATCTATTCAGATATGAAATGAGAAATCTGTATGGAATAACAATTGAAAAGTTTTTGGGGTCCATAGAGCTTTACGGCTTAAGCAAGCTTGAGCTATTGGAGAAGCTGCCGAAGCTTCAGGATGGAAGCATAACCTTTTATGGGAAGACGTCATTTTCAAATGAACCGGGAGGGAAATTGATTTTTATTGCCATGAAACAGTCCATGGGTATGGCGTTTGCTGTGAGAGATGCAAAAAAAGCACAAGCAATTGAAAATATGCAGCTCCAGACACAGACTGTCCTTGATTCAATGGATAATCTGATTTGCATTCTTGATACAAATAGAAAAGTAGCTATGTGCAATAAAAAGTTTGTGGAAATCACTAATATGAGAACCAATGAAATAATAGGGTTAGACATTATGGAGCTGTCCCGTCTTTTACAGTCCAATCTTAAGGACAGCGCTCATATAAACATTAAGAATGAGAATATGATGCACGGTGAAAAATGGAATATAAGGGCAATGAATGGAGAAATAAAAAAGATAAGTCTCGATAGCTCATCAATCTATGATGTTGATAATGAGAAAATAGGATGGATAATTATAGGCAGAGACATTACCGAGTTTGAGGGAGAACAGGAGAAGATAATACATGGCGAAAAGATGGCAGTAATAGGACAAATGGCTGCTGGACTAGTTCATGAAATAAAAAACCCCCTTGCATCAATTAAAGGCTTATGTCAATTGATGCGCAGCAGAGCCAAACCGGAAAAAGTATCAGAGTATACTTTAGTAATGGAGAGTGCTGTGGATGATATAGGGGAAATAGTATCGGATTTCCTGCAGTTTTCTAAGCCGGCTTCGGGAGATTATATAGAAACAAGTATAAACAATCTGCTGAACTCCCTTGAGATGCTGATATCAAGCAATGCCTACAAGCATGGAATAAAGACCAGATTTTACTATTCCGACACAGAGCAGCCTGTTCTAACGAGCAGTCAGCAGATAAAGAATGCTGTACTTGGAATGGTTGACAATGCTATTGATGCTATGAATGGTGCAATTGATCCCAAATTGGATATCAGCACTGAGCATGATAGAAAAAGCAAGGTGATGCGCATTATCATCAGAGACAATGGAATCGGAATGACTGAGGAGCAGCTTGAAAGCATCGGGACTCCATTCTATACGACTAAACCAAAAGGGACAGGTCTGGGGGTAAGCGTTTTCAAATATATAATCAATGAGCATGGTGGGTCACTCAAGGTCGCTAGTAAATTTGGTGAAGGAACTACATTTATGATTATTCTTCCATGTGCAATAAATAACTAA
- a CDS encoding YjjW family glycine radical enzyme activase — MAKALVNKILPFSSVDGPGNRIAIFLQGCNYRCLYCHNPETISRCTHCGLCISACPSSSLDNINGKVTWNSSSCISCDACLAACRNKSSPKAVLMTVGDVMKTVDKVRPFISGITVSGGECTLQKEFLAELFYEVHKSKLTAFIDTNGSIDFSKEDMLVNSMDMVMLDIKSFDEEEHRMLTGMSNDLVLKNVEYLAGLGKLYEIRTVIVPGLLDNHRNVCEISAMISKLNPEIKYKLIKFRPLGVFGDMKKVPMPSNELMEDLKKSAEEKGCRNVIVV, encoded by the coding sequence ATGGCTAAGGCACTTGTGAACAAGATACTGCCTTTCAGCTCAGTTGATGGTCCTGGCAACCGTATAGCTATATTTTTGCAGGGCTGCAATTATAGATGCCTATATTGCCATAATCCTGAGACAATAAGTCGGTGTACACACTGTGGACTGTGCATATCAGCTTGTCCCTCCAGTTCATTGGACAATATTAATGGAAAAGTGACTTGGAATTCCAGCAGCTGCATAAGCTGTGATGCTTGTCTTGCTGCCTGCCGCAATAAAAGTAGTCCCAAAGCGGTTCTTATGACAGTAGGAGATGTAATGAAAACAGTTGATAAGGTAAGGCCATTCATTTCTGGAATTACTGTTTCCGGAGGCGAGTGTACTTTGCAGAAAGAGTTTCTTGCAGAGTTGTTTTATGAGGTGCATAAATCAAAACTTACAGCCTTTATCGATACTAATGGCAGCATTGATTTTTCGAAAGAGGATATGCTGGTAAATTCTATGGACATGGTGATGCTCGACATTAAGTCCTTTGATGAGGAAGAGCATAGAATGCTGACAGGCATGTCCAATGATTTAGTACTTAAAAATGTCGAATATCTTGCAGGTTTGGGAAAACTATATGAGATAAGGACAGTCATTGTACCGGGTTTGCTTGATAATCATCGCAATGTATGTGAAATAAGCGCGATGATATCGAAGTTGAACCCCGAAATAAAATATAAGCTCATAAAATTCAGGCCGCTGGGTGTTTTTGGAGATATGAAAAAAGTACCCATGCCATCCAATGAGTTAATGGAAGATTTAAAGAAGTCTGCAGAGGAAAAAGGCTGCAGGAATGTAATAGTGGTGTGA